Proteins found in one Agaribacterium sp. ZY112 genomic segment:
- a CDS encoding electron transfer flavoprotein subunit alpha/FixB family protein gives MSILIIAEHENAKLKNNLANLIFAAKQLGDDIHVLIAGHSCSAIADAASHYEGLTKVLSCDAEHYEHQLAEELSPLITDIAKNYSHILFAATTTGKNLMPRVAAMLDSQCLSDVCSINSDTQFVRPIYAGNVLATIECHEAIKLLSIRCSSFDAVEQGTTSAPIEAIEASNSFKRTRFVCEELVENERPELSTAEIVISGGRGLGSAENFELIYSLADKLGAAVGASRAAVDAGFVANDMQVGQTGKIVAPNLYIAVGISGAIQHLAGMKESKTIVAINKDEDAPIFQIADYGLVADLFDAVPELTNKL, from the coding sequence ATGAGTATCCTTATCATTGCCGAACACGAAAACGCCAAGCTTAAAAACAACCTCGCAAATTTAATCTTTGCAGCTAAACAGCTTGGCGATGATATTCACGTTTTAATCGCAGGCCACTCATGTTCAGCGATAGCGGATGCCGCATCTCATTACGAGGGGCTTACCAAAGTTCTCAGTTGTGATGCAGAGCATTATGAACATCAACTCGCCGAAGAACTCAGTCCCTTAATCACCGACATTGCCAAGAACTACAGTCACATCCTGTTTGCTGCAACCACAACAGGTAAAAACCTGATGCCTCGCGTAGCAGCTATGCTAGATAGTCAGTGTCTCAGTGATGTTTGTTCAATTAACAGCGACACCCAATTTGTTCGCCCCATTTATGCGGGCAATGTACTCGCCACCATCGAGTGTCATGAGGCCATCAAGCTATTAAGCATACGCTGTAGCAGTTTTGATGCAGTAGAGCAGGGCACAACATCGGCCCCTATTGAAGCAATAGAAGCAAGCAATAGCTTTAAACGTACCCGCTTTGTCTGTGAGGAGCTTGTCGAAAATGAGCGCCCAGAGTTAAGCACCGCAGAGATTGTTATCTCTGGAGGCAGGGGGCTTGGCAGTGCAGAAAACTTCGAGCTTATTTATTCACTAGCAGACAAGCTAGGAGCCGCCGTAGGTGCTTCTCGTGCTGCTGTGGATGCAGGCTTTGTTGCAAATGACATGCAAGTTGGCCAAACAGGAAAAATAGTTGCGCCCAACTTATATATAGCCGTAGGTATTTCGGGAGCCATTCAACATCTAGCGGGTATGAAAGAAAGTAAAACCATTGTGGCTATTAACAAAGATGAAGACGCACCAATTTTTCAAATTGCCGATTATGGTTTAGTCGCCGATTTATTTGACGCTGTGCCAGAACTCACTAACAAGCTTTAA
- a CDS encoding carboxy terminal-processing peptidase: protein MRLLKFLSPFVVLLAVSASAVPTKAPLTYTTEQSATAMELLYRLQDGHFNKQRMNDQLSRDFLDKYLESLDPAKMFFYDKDVKGFSQYENEFDNFFNKGDLSVPYQIYAIYQQRVRDRLSNVIAILEDDTVNFSFDGNDSVEIDRKDAPWIKTMGEADDLWHKRIKLGVLNLKMAGKTVDEARETLAKRYTNQLNRIKQEKSEDVFEIMLNALTVLFDPHTNYWSPRTNENFNINMSKSLEGIGAVLQVEDEFTKVVRLVTGGPAARQGQLKAADRIVGVGQGDDGEVIDVVGWRLDEVVQLIRGPKNTVVKLEVLPAGALSGGETSVIKINRDKVKLEDQAAQKAILELPDDDGRIYKLGVIQLPDFYIDFDAVMRRDPNYKSSTKDVARLIQELEKEKIDGLILDLRNNGGGSLTEATSLTDLFIDRGVVVQIKSSDGRVGRQNQAFSRPYYDGPLIVMINRLSASASEIFAGAIQDYGRGLVVGSRSFGKGTVQSVKELKLGNLKMTESKFYRVSGDSTQHRGVVPDISYPTLIDDTEVGESSYSSALPWDQIRAVPHPVYNDYSKLVPELEKKHAKRIKTDPDFVYLLDRIKFVERNADQKTISLNERKREERKLALETESMVLENERRKAKGIELYKSLEEFRKQGEEEQEEQEQAGPPKIDVDGDTLLIETGNIMVDFLAKPSASKTDAKELAKRY from the coding sequence ATGCGTTTGCTCAAGTTTTTAAGCCCCTTTGTTGTATTACTCGCTGTATCTGCGTCTGCCGTTCCTACTAAAGCCCCTTTGACTTACACCACTGAGCAAAGTGCGACCGCTATGGAGTTGTTATATCGCTTACAAGACGGCCACTTTAATAAGCAGAGAATGAATGATCAGCTCAGTCGGGATTTCCTCGACAAGTACTTAGAAAGTTTAGACCCTGCCAAAATGTTCTTTTATGACAAGGACGTAAAGGGCTTCAGTCAGTACGAAAATGAGTTTGACAACTTCTTTAACAAAGGTGATTTGAGTGTTCCCTATCAGATCTATGCAATCTACCAACAGCGTGTTCGTGATCGTTTAAGTAATGTTATTGCCATATTGGAAGACGATACCGTTAATTTCAGTTTTGATGGCAATGACAGCGTAGAAATAGATCGCAAGGATGCACCATGGATTAAAACCATGGGTGAAGCCGATGATTTGTGGCATAAGCGTATCAAGCTTGGCGTATTAAATCTGAAGATGGCGGGTAAAACCGTTGATGAAGCGCGCGAAACCTTAGCTAAGCGTTATACCAATCAGCTCAACCGTATCAAGCAAGAAAAAAGTGAAGATGTATTTGAGATTATGTTAAATGCTCTTACCGTGCTCTTTGACCCACATACTAATTATTGGTCCCCGCGCACCAACGAGAATTTTAATATCAATATGAGCAAGTCGCTTGAAGGTATTGGCGCGGTACTTCAGGTTGAGGACGAATTTACTAAGGTGGTTCGCCTTGTTACGGGTGGTCCGGCTGCACGCCAAGGGCAATTAAAAGCTGCTGACCGTATTGTTGGTGTTGGCCAAGGTGATGATGGTGAGGTGATCGATGTTGTGGGTTGGCGCTTAGATGAAGTCGTGCAACTGATTCGCGGGCCAAAGAACACCGTTGTTAAGCTAGAGGTATTACCTGCAGGCGCCCTTTCTGGTGGTGAAACCAGTGTGATTAAAATCAATCGCGATAAAGTAAAACTTGAAGATCAAGCTGCGCAAAAAGCGATTCTAGAGCTACCAGATGATGATGGCCGTATCTATAAATTGGGTGTTATTCAGTTACCTGATTTTTATATTGATTTTGATGCGGTTATGCGCCGTGACCCTAATTATAAAAGTAGCACCAAAGACGTTGCTCGCTTAATCCAAGAGCTCGAAAAAGAGAAAATCGATGGTTTAATCTTGGATCTTCGCAATAACGGTGGTGGTTCTTTAACAGAGGCTACAAGTTTGACAGACTTATTTATTGATCGTGGCGTGGTTGTGCAGATAAAAAGTTCGGATGGGCGTGTAGGCCGACAAAATCAGGCCTTTAGTCGCCCTTATTATGACGGCCCTCTTATTGTTATGATCAACCGTTTAAGTGCTTCGGCATCTGAAATTTTTGCTGGAGCTATTCAAGATTATGGTCGTGGCTTAGTCGTTGGCTCACGTTCTTTTGGTAAAGGCACGGTTCAGAGTGTTAAAGAGCTTAAGTTGGGCAACTTAAAGATGACTGAATCTAAGTTCTATCGTGTTTCAGGCGATAGCACTCAGCATCGTGGTGTTGTACCTGATATTAGTTATCCAACCTTGATTGACGATACCGAAGTGGGCGAGTCTTCTTATTCAAGCGCCCTGCCTTGGGATCAAATAAGAGCAGTACCCCACCCTGTCTATAATGACTACAGCAAGCTTGTACCCGAGCTTGAGAAAAAACATGCAAAACGTATTAAAACAGACCCTGATTTTGTCTATCTACTTGATCGTATCAAGTTTGTTGAGCGTAATGCCGATCAAAAAACGATCTCTCTAAATGAGAGAAAGCGTGAAGAGCGCAAGCTGGCTCTAGAGACCGAGTCTATGGTTTTAGAGAATGAGCGCCGTAAAGCAAAAGGCATAGAGCTGTATAAATCGTTAGAAGAATTCAGAAAGCAAGGTGAAGAAGAGCAAGAAGAGCAAGAACAGGCTGGCCCTCCAAAGATTGATGTAGATGGCGATACCCTCTTAATCGAGACGGGTAATATCATGGTGGATTTCCTTGCAAAACCTTCAGCTAGTAAAACCGATGCAAAGGAATTGGCTAAGCGTTATTAG
- a CDS encoding sensor histidine kinase, with protein MSHFFQPCSKVQKDRHIMRETDARMAKYSRRGLVLNFVAFLICILGGQFVQQSPLFAIILTTGLLVVTLMRGIYLFRFDTLYPRGPARWRQSYFIVTLIGAVWWGVIMASITLVVGLGYETPLLWLYTVVFFSTTAHAFAPYHRFLSYYQFFGLIPAAAAAIYLGGWSATIYGALMLMFYLILVHQCRLIADNYWEKLEAGYALGKRVVNDEQARITNKTNARLSRDFLSSLDRDLSKKLAAREYSDSDVVREHLGELQDKLSTFRSMLARDLVIHSRIFNVRHEIQYLVSEFIGEAEAKQVHIETALSPNLPMRLKGDPLRFADIVRSLIAQVLHDAESVALIVEVQFLREYETAGELHVNVRRMRPKEQKLGFEERETEESLELVLAKGLANLMDGEIEQLNTPTYDYHLRFTAKLDIADNSGQVDFHKNRFHGKSILLIGSTPAIVDIKRQELDALGFEITTETQYRRVQSLLRERVQSSSAIENILIYHEDTEDCQKLLETLRDADEFKSVDKLIAASEGMHAALNKQGFDESLGFYFVSKPLGLFELESTFEYIYASKGDTDAQSKCQDGTIVFIGTESEAAKLTEACEHLAGQHLLLANKDNLTQALSDANNPMVVIPCTRNDESASLLDIVRQHEAFNKQNSKEQGDSFIPIVGVGINCSGRDVNAFEAGFDDYLNMASASSKTLSSTLRYWRSLDL; from the coding sequence ATGAGCCACTTTTTCCAACCTTGCAGTAAAGTCCAAAAAGACCGCCACATCATGCGTGAAACCGATGCACGTATGGCTAAATACAGCCGCAGAGGCTTGGTCTTAAATTTTGTCGCATTCTTAATTTGCATACTGGGCGGGCAATTTGTTCAACAAAGCCCTCTTTTTGCCATCATCCTCACCACAGGCCTATTAGTGGTAACCTTGATGCGCGGCATTTATTTATTCCGTTTTGATACACTTTACCCAAGAGGCCCTGCACGCTGGCGACAATCTTATTTTATTGTGACCCTGATCGGCGCCGTGTGGTGGGGCGTGATTATGGCCAGCATCACCTTAGTTGTTGGGCTCGGTTACGAAACCCCTTTACTGTGGTTATATACCGTCGTATTTTTCTCTACCACAGCCCATGCGTTTGCGCCTTATCATCGCTTTTTATCTTATTATCAGTTTTTTGGGCTTATACCCGCAGCCGCGGCCGCTATCTATTTAGGTGGTTGGAGCGCGACGATTTACGGCGCACTTATGCTGATGTTTTATCTCATTTTGGTCCATCAATGTCGCCTAATTGCAGATAACTACTGGGAAAAGCTAGAAGCAGGTTACGCTCTAGGAAAGCGTGTAGTGAACGACGAACAGGCCCGAATCACAAATAAAACAAACGCAAGACTTAGCCGAGACTTCCTTTCTAGCCTCGATAGAGATCTAAGTAAAAAACTGGCCGCAAGAGAATACAGTGACTCAGATGTAGTTCGTGAGCACTTAGGTGAACTACAAGATAAGCTCAGCACTTTCCGCAGTATGCTTGCACGAGACTTAGTCATCCATTCTCGTATCTTTAATGTACGCCATGAAATTCAATACTTGGTTTCCGAGTTTATTGGCGAAGCTGAAGCAAAACAGGTTCACATCGAAACCGCACTTTCGCCAAATCTACCAATGCGCCTAAAAGGCGATCCTCTTCGCTTTGCCGACATTGTTCGTAGTTTGATCGCTCAAGTGCTGCATGACGCCGAGTCAGTCGCCCTTATTGTTGAGGTGCAGTTTTTACGTGAATACGAAACCGCTGGTGAGTTGCATGTAAATGTACGCCGAATGCGCCCGAAAGAACAAAAACTAGGGTTTGAAGAAAGAGAAACAGAAGAAAGCCTAGAGCTGGTTCTAGCTAAAGGCTTAGCCAATCTTATGGATGGTGAGATAGAGCAATTAAACACACCCACCTACGATTATCACCTGCGTTTTACTGCCAAGCTAGATATTGCTGACAACAGTGGTCAAGTTGATTTCCATAAAAACCGCTTCCACGGCAAGTCGATACTACTTATTGGCAGTACTCCTGCGATTGTCGATATAAAACGCCAAGAACTTGATGCACTTGGCTTTGAAATCACCACCGAAACTCAGTACCGCCGAGTACAAAGCCTCTTGCGTGAGCGGGTACAAAGCAGCAGTGCGATTGAAAATATCTTGATTTACCACGAGGACACAGAGGATTGCCAAAAACTACTTGAAACCTTACGCGATGCCGACGAATTTAAAAGCGTTGACAAGTTAATCGCAGCTTCTGAAGGCATGCACGCAGCTCTTAATAAGCAAGGCTTTGATGAAAGCCTTGGTTTTTATTTTGTCAGTAAGCCACTTGGTTTATTCGAGCTTGAATCTACCTTTGAGTATATCTATGCAAGCAAAGGTGACACCGATGCTCAATCTAAATGCCAAGACGGTACTATTGTCTTTATTGGCACCGAAAGTGAAGCAGCCAAACTAACAGAAGCCTGTGAACACCTAGCTGGGCAACACTTACTTTTGGCTAATAAAGATAACTTAACTCAAGCTCTATCCGACGCAAACAACCCCATGGTTGTTATCCCTTGTACACGCAACGATGAAAGTGCGAGCCTATTGGATATCGTTCGCCAACACGAAGCCTTTAACAAGCAAAATAGCAAAGAGCAGGGCGATAGCTTTATTCCGATTGTAGGAGTGGGCATCAACTGCAGTGGGCGAGACGTAAATGCCTTTGAGGCCGGCTTTGATGATTATTTAAATATGGCCAGTGCTAGTAGTAAGACATTAAGCTCAACCCTGCGCTATTGGCGCTCCTTAGATTTATAA
- a CDS encoding DUF4124 domain-containing protein, protein MAKLNRLGLCISLLMISFSSVSEVMRWTDEEGNVHFGDTVPVEHQESAEAVEHPPINTVAPEDNIRYQNSQVVQRYRAEDEQRAREARERQENPANKPEESSQSSEPAKLTREYCRNKFINTKALTECFHRVERQNQ, encoded by the coding sequence GTGGCCAAATTGAATCGTTTAGGGCTCTGCATATCACTTTTGATGATTTCATTCAGTAGCGTATCTGAGGTTATGCGTTGGACAGATGAAGAAGGCAACGTTCATTTTGGTGATACAGTACCAGTCGAACATCAGGAATCCGCCGAGGCTGTTGAGCATCCGCCAATCAATACCGTTGCTCCTGAAGACAACATTCGCTATCAAAACTCTCAAGTTGTACAGCGCTATCGAGCTGAGGATGAGCAACGTGCACGAGAGGCTCGTGAACGACAAGAAAACCCAGCTAATAAGCCTGAAGAAAGCTCGCAAAGTTCAGAGCCCGCTAAGTTAACGCGTGAATACTGTAGAAATAAGTTTATCAATACCAAAGCGCTCACCGAATGCTTTCATAGGGTCGAGCGTCAAAACCAGTAA
- a CDS encoding electron transfer flavoprotein subunit beta/FixA family protein, producing the protein MKVLVPIKRVVDYNVKVRPLDDGSDVDLRNAKMSINPFCEIAVEEAVRLKEAGLISEIIVASIGNNKAVEQLRAAMALGADRAIHVVCESNLEPLAIAKCLQQLVEQEEPSLVILGKQSIDGDNNQVPQMLAALCQLPQATFASKLELTEESVTVTREVDGGLQTLNVDLPALISTDLRLNEPRFAALPNIMKAKKKPLKSLSISELGIDISPRCKLIQVSTPEPRQAGIKVSSVDELIDKLRNEAKVVS; encoded by the coding sequence ATGAAAGTACTGGTTCCTATCAAACGTGTTGTGGATTACAACGTAAAAGTGAGACCTCTGGACGATGGCAGTGATGTCGATTTACGCAACGCCAAGATGTCCATCAACCCCTTTTGCGAAATAGCTGTCGAGGAAGCAGTACGACTCAAAGAAGCTGGACTCATCAGCGAAATCATTGTTGCAAGTATCGGCAACAATAAAGCCGTGGAACAACTCAGAGCTGCGATGGCTTTGGGTGCCGACAGAGCCATACACGTTGTTTGTGAAAGCAATCTCGAGCCTCTCGCTATTGCTAAATGTCTACAACAGCTTGTTGAACAAGAAGAACCGTCTTTGGTAATACTGGGCAAGCAGAGTATCGATGGTGATAACAATCAAGTCCCGCAGATGCTTGCAGCGCTTTGCCAGTTGCCACAAGCAACCTTTGCATCAAAACTTGAGCTTACCGAAGAGTCGGTAACAGTCACACGAGAAGTAGACGGTGGCCTGCAAACATTAAACGTAGATCTACCCGCATTGATTAGTACAGACCTGCGCTTAAATGAACCTCGCTTTGCGGCTCTACCTAACATTATGAAAGCAAAGAAAAAGCCTCTTAAAAGCTTAAGCATCAGCGAACTAGGTATTGATATAAGCCCTCGCTGTAAACTCATTCAGGTCAGCACCCCAGAGCCTCGCCAAGCAGGCATTAAGGTTTCCAGCGTGGACGAGCTCATCGACAAACTTCGAAATGAAGCCAAGGTGGTCTCATGA
- the hflK gene encoding FtsH protease activity modulator HflK — protein MPSKDNDDPGGPWGSQSSNPPDLELLVKRGLDSLKRLLPGGSPRATFTIFILAIIGVSIWSSYYTVPSDSLAVVQRFGKHLKEVQPGLHFKLPLGIDKATTVPVKRQLKQEFGFSTPGATDSSQGARNGVRETQMVTGDLNAALVEWVVQYRISDPVKFLFEVREPSETLRYVSESVMREVVGDRTVDEVITIGRQEIEVDALVKMQELSSKYVMGISIDQVQLKNINPPKPVQESFNEVNQAQQSKEKLINEARREYNKVIPLAEGEKDQRIREADGYRLKRINEAEGDAARFNSLFTEYRKAPEVTRRRIYIETMQDVMPSIQSKILMDDEMRSLLPLLNLDTTQSKH, from the coding sequence ATGCCATCCAAAGATAATGACGACCCTGGAGGTCCTTGGGGATCCCAGTCTAGCAATCCACCCGATCTCGAATTACTGGTAAAGCGCGGATTAGATTCCCTAAAACGCTTGTTACCTGGTGGCAGCCCCAGAGCAACATTTACAATTTTCATTCTGGCCATTATTGGCGTGAGTATATGGTCATCTTATTACACGGTGCCAAGCGACTCTTTAGCCGTGGTACAAAGGTTTGGCAAGCATTTAAAAGAAGTACAACCGGGGCTACATTTTAAACTGCCACTTGGCATTGATAAGGCAACGACTGTTCCCGTCAAACGGCAGTTAAAACAAGAGTTTGGGTTTTCAACACCGGGGGCCACTGATTCAAGTCAGGGGGCTAGAAATGGTGTGCGTGAAACCCAAATGGTGACGGGTGATCTGAATGCAGCATTAGTCGAATGGGTTGTTCAATACCGCATATCCGACCCGGTCAAATTTTTATTTGAAGTTCGTGAGCCAAGTGAAACGCTACGGTACGTGTCCGAGTCGGTGATGCGTGAAGTGGTGGGGGATCGAACTGTGGATGAAGTGATTACTATCGGTCGACAAGAAATCGAAGTCGATGCACTGGTCAAGATGCAAGAACTGTCGAGTAAGTACGTGATGGGCATCAGTATCGACCAAGTGCAGTTAAAAAATATCAATCCTCCCAAGCCGGTACAAGAATCCTTTAACGAAGTGAATCAGGCACAGCAATCGAAAGAAAAGCTCATTAATGAAGCGAGACGTGAATACAACAAAGTCATTCCCCTAGCGGAAGGTGAAAAAGATCAACGCATTCGTGAAGCCGATGGCTACCGGCTTAAGCGTATTAATGAAGCCGAAGGTGATGCTGCACGATTTAATTCACTCTTTACGGAATATCGAAAAGCACCTGAAGTGACTCGTCGACGCATCTATATCGAAACCATGCAGGATGTGATGCCCAGTATCCAATCAAAAATTCTGATGGATGATGAGATGCGCAGCTTATTGCCGCTACTCAATCTAGACACTACCCAATCTAAACACTAG
- the katG gene encoding catalase/peroxidase HPI, with product MSDQSKCPFSHSVQKQAAGRGTTNKDWWPNQLRLDILSQQSNKSNPMDPDFDYAEAFQNLDYQALKKDLESLMTDSQDWWPADFGHYGGLFVRMAWHAAGTYRVSDGRGGAGTGNQRFAPLNSWPDNGNLDKARRLLWPIKQKYGNRISWADLLILTGNVALESMGFKTLGFAGGREDIWEPEKDIYWGEETEWLDDQRYSGERDLENPLAAVQMGLIYVNPEGPNGNPDPKLAAHDIRETFARMAMNDQETVALIAGGHTFGKTHGAGDAAHVGAAPEAADITEQGFGWKSSYASGKAGDAITSGLEVTWTSTPVEWGMGFFNNLFSHEWELSKSPAGAHQWVAKNAQESIPDAFTPDKKHRPTMLTTDLSLRFDPEYEKISRRFWDKPGEFADAFARAWFKLTHRDMGPKSRYLGPEVPSEELLWQDPIPAASQPVIDNEDVAQLKKVIADSDLSISEMVSTAWNSAATFRSSDKRGGANGARIRLAPAKDWDSNEPETLSKVLSVLEAIQVDFNSASKKVSLADLIVLAGSVGIEQAAQAAGKSVTVPFTPGRTDASQEQTDELSYSYLRPLADGFRNYQKEKFTVKAEELLVDKAQLLNLTAPEMTVLVGGMRALGANHANSLLGVFTVNPGSLSNDFFINLLDMSTEWKETKEGSEQYQGYDRNSGELKWTATRVDLIFGSNSVLRAIAEVYAQADNTDKFVSDFIDAWVKVMNLDRFDLS from the coding sequence ATGTCAGATCAGAGTAAATGCCCTTTTTCTCATTCGGTTCAGAAGCAAGCCGCAGGACGCGGAACTACCAATAAAGACTGGTGGCCGAACCAACTTCGACTCGATATTCTCAGCCAGCAATCCAACAAGTCTAACCCTATGGACCCAGACTTTGACTATGCTGAAGCGTTTCAAAACTTAGATTACCAAGCCTTGAAAAAGGATCTAGAGAGCTTAATGACGGACTCTCAAGATTGGTGGCCTGCAGATTTTGGCCACTACGGTGGGCTATTTGTGCGTATGGCTTGGCATGCTGCTGGAACCTATAGAGTCTCCGATGGCCGCGGTGGTGCAGGTACGGGCAATCAACGTTTTGCACCACTAAACAGTTGGCCTGACAACGGTAACCTTGATAAAGCGCGCCGTTTACTTTGGCCCATCAAACAAAAATACGGTAATCGAATATCCTGGGCTGATCTACTCATTCTTACCGGTAATGTCGCACTTGAGTCGATGGGTTTTAAAACATTAGGCTTTGCCGGCGGCCGTGAAGATATCTGGGAGCCTGAAAAAGATATCTACTGGGGTGAAGAAACAGAGTGGCTTGATGATCAACGTTATTCAGGCGAGCGTGACTTGGAAAACCCATTAGCTGCGGTTCAAATGGGGTTAATCTACGTTAACCCAGAAGGTCCTAATGGCAACCCCGATCCTAAACTAGCTGCTCACGATATCCGCGAAACCTTCGCCCGCATGGCAATGAATGATCAAGAGACCGTAGCGCTTATTGCCGGTGGGCATACCTTTGGTAAAACCCATGGTGCTGGCGATGCGGCTCATGTGGGAGCCGCACCTGAAGCCGCTGACATTACTGAACAAGGCTTTGGCTGGAAGAGCAGTTATGCATCAGGAAAAGCCGGTGATGCCATTACCAGCGGCTTAGAAGTCACATGGACAAGTACACCGGTTGAATGGGGCATGGGCTTTTTTAACAACTTATTTAGCCATGAGTGGGAACTCAGCAAAAGCCCCGCAGGTGCGCATCAATGGGTTGCTAAGAACGCACAAGAGAGCATTCCCGATGCCTTTACCCCGGATAAAAAACACCGCCCAACAATGCTAACAACAGACCTTTCTCTTCGCTTTGATCCTGAGTACGAAAAAATATCTCGTCGTTTTTGGGATAAGCCCGGAGAATTTGCCGATGCGTTTGCTCGCGCTTGGTTTAAGTTGACTCATCGAGATATGGGGCCGAAATCACGCTACTTAGGCCCAGAGGTTCCTAGTGAAGAGCTCCTGTGGCAAGACCCGATCCCTGCAGCGAGTCAGCCCGTAATAGACAACGAAGATGTTGCCCAGTTAAAAAAGGTCATTGCCGACTCCGATTTAAGCATTAGCGAAATGGTGTCGACAGCATGGAACTCGGCAGCGACTTTTCGTAGCTCAGATAAACGAGGTGGCGCAAATGGTGCTCGAATCCGCTTGGCACCGGCCAAAGATTGGGACTCAAACGAACCTGAAACCCTAAGCAAAGTACTCAGTGTATTAGAAGCTATTCAGGTTGATTTTAATTCGGCGAGCAAAAAGGTTTCCTTAGCTGACCTTATTGTTTTAGCGGGATCAGTTGGCATTGAGCAAGCAGCTCAAGCGGCAGGTAAATCCGTTACCGTACCTTTTACACCAGGAAGAACGGATGCCTCACAAGAGCAAACAGATGAACTGTCTTATTCATACTTAAGACCACTTGCTGATGGTTTCCGCAACTACCAGAAAGAAAAGTTTACCGTAAAAGCAGAAGAGCTACTTGTCGACAAGGCACAATTACTGAACTTAACTGCTCCTGAGATGACTGTACTCGTCGGTGGTATGAGGGCACTCGGTGCAAATCATGCAAACTCACTACTAGGCGTATTTACAGTTAACCCGGGTTCACTCAGCAATGACTTTTTTATCAACCTATTAGATATGAGCACCGAATGGAAAGAAACCAAGGAAGGTTCTGAACAATATCAAGGCTATGATAGAAACTCTGGCGAGCTAAAATGGACAGCAACACGTGTTGATCTTATATTTGGCTCCAACTCAGTTCTTAGAGCTATCGCTGAGGTTTATGCTCAAGCGGATAATACAGATAAGTTTGTCTCTGATTTTATCGACGCCTGGGTCAAAGTGATGAATCTTGATCGCTTTGATCTGAGCTAA
- a CDS encoding tyrosine-type recombinase/integrase produces the protein MAIPKPVALYPTYTELKDVDFDEYKELKQFLHSGESWWLSHWNWGQSFLNYIGRNKSEHTYTRFRNETERFLLWVFLIKKVRMDQLRKADILEYADFCWQPPVTWICLANHEKFVFRNGQYIQNAKWAPYKFKQPKSADRSKAVDKKKYRPSQQTLTATFTAVIALYKYLMNEEYLYGNPAQIAKNDCRHFIKDVQVKEIRRLTENQWQYVFDVVHDLANEDPLYERSLFVICALKTLFLRISELSERKDWTPIMSHFWQDSDGSWWLKVFGKGRKLRDTTVPDSFITFLKRYRDYRGLSPLPSSGENEPIVEKIRGQGGMTSRQLTRIVQAVFDKAYEQMKTAQGEDNARKLKEASSHWLRHTGASMEIERGRALKDLSEDLGHSSMATTDTVYVQTENRVRAESGKDRKVD, from the coding sequence ATGGCCATTCCCAAACCTGTTGCACTGTATCCAACATACACTGAACTCAAAGACGTTGATTTCGACGAATACAAAGAACTAAAACAGTTTTTACATTCTGGTGAGTCTTGGTGGTTAAGCCATTGGAATTGGGGTCAATCGTTTCTGAATTATATCGGACGAAATAAGTCTGAACACACATATACACGTTTTCGAAATGAAACTGAGCGTTTTCTACTGTGGGTCTTTTTAATTAAAAAAGTACGTATGGATCAGCTACGTAAAGCTGACATACTCGAGTACGCAGATTTTTGCTGGCAACCACCGGTAACATGGATTTGCTTAGCCAATCATGAAAAATTTGTATTTAGGAATGGTCAGTACATACAAAACGCTAAATGGGCCCCCTATAAGTTTAAGCAACCCAAAAGCGCAGACAGGTCTAAGGCTGTCGACAAGAAAAAATACAGACCATCGCAACAAACGTTAACGGCCACTTTCACAGCTGTGATTGCGTTATATAAGTACCTAATGAACGAGGAATATCTCTACGGTAATCCCGCCCAAATAGCAAAAAATGATTGCCGCCATTTCATTAAAGACGTTCAAGTTAAAGAAATAAGACGGCTTACAGAAAACCAATGGCAGTATGTTTTTGATGTTGTGCATGACTTAGCAAATGAAGACCCTCTATACGAACGTAGTTTGTTTGTAATATGCGCTCTTAAAACGTTATTTCTACGTATATCGGAGCTTTCTGAGCGTAAAGACTGGACACCAATAATGAGCCATTTCTGGCAAGACTCTGACGGTAGTTGGTGGCTAAAAGTCTTTGGTAAAGGGCGTAAATTGAGGGATACAACCGTTCCTGATAGCTTTATTACCTTTCTAAAGCGGTATAGAGATTATAGAGGCTTAAGCCCTTTGCCTTCCTCTGGTGAAAACGAGCCCATTGTTGAGAAAATTCGAGGTCAAGGAGGTATGACTTCACGGCAATTGACCCGAATAGTTCAAGCTGTTTTTGATAAAGCGTATGAGCAAATGAAGACTGCACAAGGCGAAGATAACGCTAGGAAGCTAAAGGAGGCTTCAAGTCACTGGTTGAGACATACTGGTGCTAGTATGGAAATTGAGAGAGGTCGAGCCTTAAAGGACCTGTCTGAAGATTTAGGGCATTCTAGTATGGCGACAACCGATACGGTATATGTACAAACTGAAAATAGAGTTAGGGCTGAAAGTGGTAAGGATAGAAAAGTGGATTAA